TTAATAAAATCACTAGATAGGCTTCAACAGGACAGGGGCAATTCTAGACAAAATGATGTTGTGGCCAGGTTGGGGCACAGACTCAGAGAGGGGTGGCGCATACACATTACATGTGAAAAGTAAAACAATACtaaattgtgaagtattcatCACCAACTAtttattttatgaaaataaaataaagtagCTCATCTGACCAGGCAGCTTTTAgccatttttttaatttctttgcTAGAAGTCACAAATGCCGTGGACACCTTCTCACAACACAGATGGCATGGAGATCGAGTGACTGACTGTTTTCCCCTCCGGTGTGGGAGTGGCCTAGATGTGCTCTGTCTCGTTAGGTTTAGGGCACAGAGCTGTCCATCAAAAACGTATTAGCCAATGGGGACACACCCCTGAATAACCACATACAGTAAGTCACGTGAGTTTTGTTTAGAACTGCACACAAGCCACAaaggcaaaagtttgatcacaGGGATTTGTAAAGGACATATTAACCAAAAAGTAGAAAACTAATATTTTACATTaatatttttcatttgtttgcatgttttaataataataagtttattttatatagcgcctttttttaaacccaaggtcgctttacataggcCTAAGTTTtagttttactttttatttagtTTTACTTTTGACATGACATGAATTGCTTCAGTGAATTGTATTCTCGTTCAagttctttttttatatatttaaaaagtgtgaACATTTTGATGCAAATCTTATTACATAGGCAGGCCTACCCAGTGTCCCCATCTAGCTCTGCCACTGCAGCAGGCTTCGTCAAGGCCTGCTGCATTACCAGGCCAGTGTAATAAGATTATGCATAGCCTACCATGAAAATGTTTGAATATTAaagttctaaagaatatctgggttcattgaaatCAACATGGGATTTTAGAACATTGAATGGTTGCAGAATGGATTTTTTTGTTAGAAAGTTCTAAATTCACTAAAGGGTTACAACTTACAAGTCTTGGCTGTTCCTTCACATAAGGCCATGATACACTTGCACTCTGGCTATTTGTGAGTGCATGGACTCATCATGTTTCTACTTTTTGTGTAtagctacagtaggctattacatatgttttgtttctttgttttgcaCTAGAATTGACCTACCTCCTTGTAGCCCATCATAAAGATGTGGCAGTATGGCCTACAGCAATTATGTCTTATTTAAAAATGTAGACTCAaatcataggctacttgttattCAAGAAGTGTTGAGGTCAAACACTTAAACGATCTATTTGGTTATAAACTCATGCACTGTCCACGGCCTTCAGGTACTGCGCATTATGGAACTCCAGGGTATTTCCACTTTCTGAAGTCGTCTGTCTGGTTCTAGGCTAACGGCCATTTTGACTTAGTCAAAATTAACCTCAAAGACCAGCCTTTACTTAGCAACAAGATGGTAATATTTTGTGATTGGCTGTGAATATTGGGATGGGAGGGGCGATATCATCTTTATCAAACCCCAACATTGCTTTCGCTTTAGATAAGACAGTCACTTGAAGCTGCGCGAAGACCGTCGTCTGAGCTCTGAACAATTTCACGAAAAAGGGAGACTTCATTTTTTTCATCATGAAAGCAGCATTTTTTGCCCTGGTATTTGCCCTTATCGCCGTTATGGCACACGGGAAAATATGTAAGTTGTGATCGTTTATATTTATTTCGTCTTTCCATATTTAGGCCAGACTTTAATGTTACACGAATTATTTAATGTTAGTACGGAAATTAGTTGAAATTGTCCATCCTCAAAGTTAGCCCACACTAAGAGCATGTGACTCTCAGTCATAGCTTTATGATACTGTTACATTGTGAAGGATTATTTCCGTTTAGGTCTTGGTTTAGGTTACTTTAGAAATCTTAGTGATATGTTGGCACATCCCCCAAATCACGTGGTGCGTGTACCTTTAGGATGATATTATGTCATTCAGCCATAGTTTATTTTTAATCCAATACAATTAACAACAAAGAGGTATTGCAGTACAAAACACCCAGCCCAGTGGCATTCCCCTGCCATGTTGTGTTATTGAGCTGTATTTCCTGCTTGGTGACTGTTGATAATCAAGATCTGCAGTCAGGGTGATAATCACAGTCTTAAATGTGCTGTCAATCATAACAATTGGGGGTCATGTTCAGGGTATTTTTGTCACTCCTTTTGTTGCTGTAGAGATTCACATATTATCATGctcatttctctccctccagcCAAGCCAAAGGTGCAGGTATATAGCCGTAACCCTGGCAAGCTGGATGATACCAACGAAAACACCCTGATCTGCCATGTCAGTGGCTTCCACCctcctgacatcaccatcacccTTCTGAAGGATGGGGTGGAGATTCCAAATGCCCAGCAAACTGACCTGGCCTTTGAGTCCGGTTGGCAGTTCCACCTCACCAAGCATGTCAAGTTTCAACCAAAGAAAGGGGAGTCGTACGTCTGCAAGGTCAGACACATGGCTGAAACCAAGAGTTACTTCTGGGGTGAGTTTGACCTTTTTAAATTTTTAGACTTACCTTTTATAATGaatcgtaaaaaaatatttatcatCTAAAAGATTTACTAGAGATTCATTAGAGTTACGATTTGTTAGAGAACTATTTCTGAAGTGCTCTTTTCTGCTTTGGACAGAGCCTGACATGTGAGCTGTGAAGAAGGCTACACACTGATTCTGTAGTCTATTGGTAAGTTTGTAACAACCTTGCACAATTGCACATGTTTTTGGTAGATACCACTCAGTAGACATTATAATTGGATGGCACCTGTCAAAAGTGGTCcagttttgttgtttgttaGTGAATACAAATGGCTTAACGATGTTGAGAGTAAGACCTTTAGACATGCTGACGATGCACATTTGCATAAACACATACGTAGTCCAGAGTCACATTGAAGACCTGTGCAAACATACCAATTCTGTTATTTCATTCCATTTTGTATTGAATGATTATTTGTACTGTTTTAAACAACCGTTTGTTAGTGCATAACAAAATGCGAATGTCAGAAAGTTAAAGGTGCACTATGCTAAGATTACTAAGATACTAAGAAATActaagattttcacctttacgaagccgatttgatggtaaacgaacttgtaataggcaaatTGTTCActtagcatagctatacagtatAGACGTAGCGAGTCACTACCgcgaaaaccagccatgcaacttcaagaatggCGGCCCGGCAAATCTCGCGAGTATTGTGAAACATtacttgtcagtagatatagctctttggagatagtttttgcctgttgttaatcctttacctccacaacaaaatcattttcattgtgtacaggggggatacGTCACAAGAATattgctatttacaacagcagagtaaaatatatcgtgactagagggagctctacagtcgccaaaaatatCTAAACCTGCAAAGTGTACCATTAACAAGTCAATTCAgagcaatagatagatagatagatactttattgatccccaggggaaattcaagatattcaATATTGCTTGGAAAAAGCACAGTAATGTAGATCTCTAGAGAAATAAAATTTTCACCTGACACAACCTCATCAGAAACTAGCTTAAACCAATCTAACTCTGTAGCAGGGTTGTTATAATCAACGAAAAGTAAAACTAGTAGTGaacaaatataaatatttaactgaaacaaaaaaaaatatataaaaaaacatcaGTTAATAAACTACAGTCGAAATCTAATTGAAAGTAAGATTAGTTTTCATTTTCTCCCTGGGTTTGTacactctctcctgttctcaGTTCTTACCTTCCTTcaaggaaagagaggaacaaAGATAAATGGAAACAGAGTACACTGCAGATTAGATTCAAATACAGAGTAGAGTAAAGTCTGATATTACAATAGAATAGAAGAAAAATAGATTCATAGCTTAGTAAATCAAAATAGATACAAATAAACTAAAATATGCCCTGTGATGATTAATATCGATCTTTGTGGAACCTTAATTGCAATCTTAGTTTGGATGAGATAATCGAGAACAAGTGAAAACATTATGAATTTCTTTTTTCCCACAGGGTTTCTGCATCTTGGTGTTTCCTTGAAGACAATTAACCTTTCCTGTATCTAGCACGGACTTCTCAATCTCCACCAATACTACAGAACAGTGGTACTTTTAAGCGAATATGCATTGGCTTCTCATAGATTTAAAAACTTTGCCTACATTCCAGACAATCAGAATGGAATGGTCATCACTTACATGTTTAAATCAAGATATGGTTTTTCAAACTCAAATATTCATTTTTCTCGCAGCTTTTACAGACATGGTTTTAAGTGCGCAACTATTGCCAGActtttagattattttttttagcttaGTGTTGTACATTCCATGACTATATTTAATTTTGTCTTCAAGGCTACTGAAAACAAATTCCCTGATTGGTATATGTTTTTGCAGTGTTTAATGCAAAATTTCTCAAAATTAGTTCAGTTCCATTAAGTACTAAGCCAAAGTAAGAAGATAAaaggaagacaaaaagcaaaaaGGAAGAGCTATTTTGGCTTTGATGACTGACTGTATTATTATGCACAGAATTGTTTCTTgaactgcaataaaattattctttcttttttaatctCTTGTAATCTGTCTTTTGGAAGTGCTTTTTGCCTGAGTGTGTGGATTTTATTATTGCCTGAGTGGTGGGAccatagacatacagtatatatatacacacacacgcacacacatgtatgggcaattccacacaaaactgtcacgatgatgatgattagtCTATCAGATTTAcctattgatttattttttgtatattGTTTGGCCTTTTTTGTTGTATTTAGgaccatagagagagagggggggggggggggggggctatcacAGGGAAATGATAACAAGATTGGAATCAAACCTGGGTCCCTCTGGGCACTGAATATGGGAAGGCCACCTACTATTTGACCTTAAATAACTTCTTTGAATATCCTCAGATGTGAGCTTGGGACTTGTTGGTTTTTGTCTTCAGTTTAAACACAAACTCCTTCAGGGCTGTTGGAAAACCATACCCACTAACTTCATATGGTTGACAATGTGTGTATATCTGAGTGCGTACAGGATGGAGCTGAAGCAGCTGACAGACTGGTGCAGATCCAATAAACTCTCTGTCAATGTGgaaaagaccaaggagatggtgataGATTTCAGGAGAGCAAGCAAACACCATGCACCCATAgattatgagccactgggcccatgggcacagacatgaaaagggcccccCTTGCCCACCTCAGAAAGTtagaacatttacatttattcatttagcagacacagtCATTAAGAAAGCAAATCAGTGCCCATCCCCTCTGGAGGCTGAGGAAAGCAGGTCTCCCCACTATCTCACAACATTCTACAGAGGCACCATCAAAAGTGTCCTGACCTACGGCTTCACTTCCTGGTTTGGGGGGCTGTTCAGAAAATTCATCTGAACAGGATAGTGAAGACAGCAAGcaagtgtttgtgagtgttagTTTTTAGgtacctcttttttttttttagtttttttaaaCCCACTGCCTGAAACTGATGAGGAACAATATTTTGTTTCTTCTGTGTAGTGAGTAGCCTACAAATGACAAAGTCTGCTTTTAAAACCTACCACCAACAATACATTGTTATCAAATCAAATAATGCAATGGTTGACTGAAAAATATAAACAGATGCCTAATATGTTGAAAACGGTTGAAAACAACGGAAAACAAACGCCCCAAAGAGAAATCTGCCTAGCTCATTCTGCATTACCTGCCATTGGTGCAAAAAAACACAACGAGGCGTGTCTTATGGAACATACAGGAAAAGAATACTTTCGCTTTCGATGTAGCATCCATTGCGCGCGGACGAAGGCAGACAAACAAGAAGACGAAGGCAGACGAGTTGAAGAAATTTAGTTTGTGTCGCTCTTTGACGGAAAAAGGATGAAATATTTTCTTTGCTTTGCTATCCTGTTCTACCTGGGCAGCTGTGCTCTTGGGAAACAATGTAAGTAGGCTAATAAGAAACATACACGTTGGTATTCGCAGGCGGCGCAGCAACTACAAATAATAGTTGGCTTGAGTTGGTCTAActagtagcctaacgttacaggCAACGcagacttcttttttttttatttttacgtaTCCCATaaccaaatcccataaccataacgtTATGTTACATAATGCTACATTTTAGTTGCTACAACTatacgttgttgttgttggtcagATTGTTGTGGTAATCAGTCCTACAGGGACTAACTTCAGTTCCGCATGTTCCATTAATTTAGCAAAGAGCAGCAGGAATCAAATTAGACTGGAAAGTCCCCAAAGCAGATGAGATGAAGCAACATTATGCAATCTTAGGCTGTAACCTTATGAGTTTTGACTGTTGGCAGTTAAGATAAGCTCATTGATTAGAAATGGTAGCCTGAcatagatttctaggctaatgatATTCTCCATAGATGACCAAACATACTGTAGCCATCAGGTAAATCGTAGGTGACAGTGCAGACCTGTAGACaaatataaatatttgggtAATTCTACAGAAACTTAGCCCACATGATTACTTAACTCATTTGCTGTAAGGATACACATAAGGGACAgcttattatttatattattatttttaaaatgaaTACATTTATTCAAAGTGTACATGTAATATCTATAAGTCACTGGTGTGACTTAACTCCTTTTTTCAATGGTAAGTTGTTCCTCGTGTTATGGTGATGTGATATTAACACCAGTGACAATTTCATTAAAAactgcatttaacaaaatggcTGCTACAGGGTATAAAACAACATGTTGTCAGTCTCACTATATTATGTAATTGAATCCGTTTGTATTCTACCTTCTTTAATTTCCTTAAAAGTTAAGGAGGGCATACCAGTGAGCAGTGACTGACTAAAAGCTTCCTACAAAATCATGATATAAATGTAACATTTTCTGATTAATGAAATGCTCTGGACTTAATTTGcttaaaaatacaaaacaaattgTGCAACACAACAGTGTTACAAATCTGTAAAGGTTAGGGACAGAAAAGTGCACGTTTCTGTAGAATGGCCCATTTAATACATGATAAAATATAAGTAAGCATAGTGTTGATTTGAATGTTTGTCAATGTTTCATGTCTCCctatgtctgtctctgttcAGCTCCCCCTAAAGTGCAGGTGTACAGCCGCAATCCTGGTAAACTGGGTGAAAAAAACACACTGATCTGCCATGTCAGTGGCTTCCACCCTCCTGACATCACGATCACCCTCTTGAGGAACGGGGTGGAGATTCCAGATGCCAAGCAAACTGACCTGGCCTTTGAGTCAGGATGGCAGTTCCACCTCACCAAGCATGTGCCCTTCCACCCacagaaggaggaggagtacgTTTGCCGTGTTAGACACATGACCAACGTAAAGAACTACACCTGGGGTATTGATACCTTTCATTTGTTTCATTTAGCATTTATTGAATATTGCACATTTGCAAGCAGAATTAAAagcttatttttgtttgttatttggcAAAGAATGATTGCGTATACTATCCTAGAAGAAAGGAAACAGGTCTAAATCCTTTTTCTCAATAAGAGATTATATATTTCTGTGAGAAATCAAGGGATCCCTCTTCTGTCATGTTTAGCATTGTGTTAATATACATAATTCACAGTTGTTTTGCATTCTTTTAGAACCTGACATGTAAGATGGAGGAAGTCGGGGTAAAAAAGGTATGTTGGTGACAGTACACTGAAACATTTCCCCTTGGACTTGGTACCTTTTTTACCAAGGTGAAGGGTTAATAGCACCATACAATCTGTGATTCCTCTTGCATTGTTACAGGAAATGTTTTTAATACCATGTTTTTATTGATGTGTAATTAACACACTTTTACAAATCTCTATGTGAAAACACCTTGTTTTTGCTTACAGAATCCAGTAGTTGAAGTGAATCTCATCTCATCAAAGTGACACAACTTAAAACAACTTAAGACAATGACTTTCTTCTCCAATTTTGGCTCAGAAAAAGGGCGTGAGGGCATGAGGTTTCCTATGCATTGCTAAATGCGAGTTTCCTACACATTACTATAAATCCATTGCATAGTACCGGTAAATGCTTGGTGGTGGGACATTAAATAGTAACCACTAGATGGAGGTGTTGTATGCTTGAGAGAAAGAGCATGGCCATTTATTTCTTAGGTATGTGGGTGATCAAGTCTTTATATTATTTTAGgtgattgtgtttgtgctcCATGTTTGAAAGGATATCTCTTAGCTCTAAACCAGATCTACTTAAATGTCTGATCACATTGTAATGAGGGAAAACACTATAGAAGCACTTTTGTACATGATGTAGTTTCACACTTAAGTGCTAATGAATATGTTCTAGAGATAATAGTCCATGTTAGACAGAAGGAATATAAGGAACATAGACCAGCTCTAGTTTGATCTTTATTGTGACGAGGTGGAAGTAAACAGATTATTTTGCATGGCAAGATTATTTGTAATTGTTATTCTCttgcaaataaataattattaaGAAATCATCCTTCTCTGATTGTGATGTCATTCATGATAACAAATGTGAACTTTTGAATTGGAACTGTACTTCTGCTGTGACTGATGATGTTTTATTACGGTTCACAAGAACACAAGTACAGGAAACAACTCAAACCCAGAAACGCCTGCCTAATAAAAACATTGCGCCGGTAAGGACACAAAGATGAAACAATGTTAGAGTGAAATATCTAACTGTTGCAAATGTATTAAAGATACATTTCAGATTAATGGTAGGTAGATGTTAAGGTCCAGATGGCATTAGATTCCAATACTATTATAATATGTATGTACTATTCTAAGTTTTAAAGaaaatgcctgaaatgttgaatGTGGATTCATTACAACACCTATGATTTGCTTGACTCTAGTGGGCTAacttaataaatatttcactttattgAGTGTCAAATATCACTCTTAAGCCAACATACCATGCATTCTTTATTCAGACAATATAAAAACACCTGTTTCAGAGTACATGAATTCCCTGCAATCAATCCTATTCAGAAACTGGAAACTGCCAGGATTAGACAATTTCTGAAATAGGCTAACAAGTTTTATTGTTGAATCTATTTCCAATTAAATTGTAAGTTGTCTGTAAAGTTGTAACTGCCGGTTTGTTGTCAACTTAACTGAAACATATTGATGCTAACTCACATGATTTTCATTTGAACTGCACCTTTGAGCCATGTTTACAAAACAGAAAGGCCATGGCAGTATCAGTATGGCATAGGAGTGAACTTGTCCATGCTAACAGTCCATTTTACTAATCTATTTATTTCTGTCTCAAATTCTGTCTACAAAGTTTTTAGTAGGCTAGTTGTGTAATAGGCTTAGACTGTCAAAGGTGTGTGTGATAgtccagtggttttcaaagcgggggccgcgagggggtgctaggggggcctcagcaagttggaaggaaaaataaaaggaacaaataaacacatttgaaaaatgtaaaatatacttattactatgagggttgttatacaatgccattataatattGTGTCGCATATCTGGACatcatattttccatgataatgactgtgaataatagtagagtgatagctctcatatagcagaaagccccaaatacaatttttaaaCACTGTATGCTCTATcgcaaagtgcttgtggctaaaataataattaggattagcttaatgtatttttacatttgccgtagtattgtcgatgggtttaataacacatcaagggggtccttggccagaacctagtggtatttggggggccttgtcgtggaaaagtttgggaacccctgtgaTAGTCTACTTGAGGATCCTTCAATCCTCAGTCAACTTGCCCTTAGCTTAATGCTGGGAATTTTAGGGAGATGATATGCGGCCCCTTTAAGAATTGAGTCGCTGACATTGACGAAATTTCCTGGTCTCGCCTGTGTGCAGTGTGAAATCAACAAGAGAGGCTCGAGGTTGGGAAGCTCTCTCCCTGGTCAGTCTTGTATTTATTATAAAAGCAACTAAATCTTCCGAAGACCAGACGCCGTTTTAGTATTTCAAAAGATGGATCCAGAACGGTGGAGCTAAATGTTTTATTCGTATGTTGACACCTCCAGGTCGAACCTTACCGTTATTCAACAGCAAGTACACAAAAGAATCAATCAAAGACAATATTGGTGTTAATGAAACTTCGCTACGAATTAAGAGCTGGGTAAggaacttttttattattattattactcctTAGGCATTATTAGAAAAGTTATATGCCTGattcatattttgtattttatccGTGGCACTGCAAGGTTATTCTTCTATATCGCCCAACAGGCGACACAGGCTATTCGTTCCTTTGAGCATGATTAGGCTACGAATTTTGCAATAATTCAATGAACTTCACATCTTCATACCTCACTGAAATACTGTTCGTTACATTACCTGCGATTTGAAGATAATCGTGTAGGCTTTTTAGGCAACATGAAGACTTCATACACTGATTTACACTGGTCAGTTGATGTTGCTATACTGTTGCATCCAGACTAGCTTCTACAGCCCTCCAACCTGCAAAAGGCTACTCCTGCAGCTGCTGAAAGCAGTatttgtaggctaggctactgtgaaATGTTATTATAGGGCTATATGATAAGTTATGAGGGGAGCATCGCCAGATTGACTAGCTCGCTTGCGTGACGagtttattgatgtcattgaaCACGAGAGTGTAGCGAATCAGTGTTGCAgaggtgcatatgtgtgttttgctATCAGACATCTGTTTCTCGCGCTTAATGTCACCATGTGGAATTAAGTCCGTTTGATGGTGAAATTATAGCTTTCACTGACAGCGAGTGTCCTGTCCATCACGAGCTTTACAAATGAAATGGCCTTCTTATCCGTGTCTCAGGAAGCTGCCATCGCGGTTACTGATGGTTGATGAGTGATTTTTCTGAACGGGTTTAAATGTTTGCTTATATCCTACACCGCCACTCAGCAGTCTACTGGTGACAAACCCCAGACCATGCGAACGATTGTACAGTAGCTAGATTGAGCCTACTTGTAGATCAGGCTATGTCTTCTTTTTATAGGTGCACTCCCTTTAGGCCCACCTATTCatgtttcttctttttctttttcccccctttaAGCATGTAGTATTGTGGACTGTTGCTGAATTGTCTGAACAGGAACAGTGGAATTGACACGATCTGAGGTGTTATGTTGTAAGTTCTCCATCCATCCTTCTGAGTTGATATAGGCCTAACAACTGACCTAGGCTACTAGGAAAGAAGTCACTTTTAAAGAATCATAAAACCATGCTGATTCCAATCCTCTATTTTAGTCCACTCCTCACGCTTGCTGGTGCACTAATGTTGGTCTCCATACAAACGTAAGACGAGGATACTGTCATTTTAAATGCTCAGATTGCTTGTACTTGTGCTTAGCTATGTATGTCAGGCAGGAAGAGTTGTCCAGATTTCACCACTTCAGTTTCAAGGTTTTGTCAAGAGGCATAATAAtctagagagaaacagagggcaTCATGACTGGAGCATTGAGCCTATAGAGAGAAATGTCAAATGGAAACATTCCAAACAGACTGTCCCTTTAGTGTGTCATTGTGTTTGTGGAAAATCATTTAATTCATTTGTTTACAGAGAGACTAGTGCCAGTGCTTCCTTCCCTTGTCCGTCATGTGACCCTGAGGAGTGTAAACCGTAGTGTAATCTGGGGATTAAGGAAGAGACACACATTTAATCCTGCCACAAATGTCAAATCATATCATTACAGTCAGGTCAAAACAGCAAATTTAATGTTGATATTTTAGAGGAACATTGAGTTGTACTGTATATGGAGTCTGTCCTCCATGGTAATGAGACAATATTCCTTCTGGTGTCTCATGGTTGGGTGTTTTTGTAAATTACCTGTATATGGCCTTAAATGTAAATTATTCTGTTGTTACGTCATAAATCAGTGACTAATGCATAACTAAAATGTTGATGGATTGTCATTTCCTATCAGCAATAGCCTATCCAAATCATTTTAAGTGTGCTTGCGTTGGCAGTGATGTTGTTTATTGATTGTATGTGTTGAAAAGAAGTGCATACACAGCAGAGTTATTGCCGATTGCTACTGTTAAAGGAACACGgcaactttttgggaaattagaTTGTTTGCTGTCTAACCCAGAGTCAGATTAGAGGGTGCATACCCTTCTGTTCTCTGTGCGTGTAATAACACAATCAGAGACCCTTAGCCGAGCTTAGTTTAACTCGCTGGGAGTGGGTTACACCAGTCAGCCCATAGCTCCCATTTTGTCTAATAAGATAATCTCTCAAGAAAGTCGCTGTGTTCCTTTAAGTAAAAAATAATGCTCTTTGTCTTcttctcccttcatctctttctctaccaCCCATCTCTTTGCAGGGTTTCTATACACCATGTTGAGGTAAACCCAAAGATTTCTTTATTGAACATGCTAAGGCGGTTGGATAAAATCCGATTTCGAGGCCAGAAGCGAGATGAGTTCCTGGATATAGTGGAGTCCCCCAACACATCGGACACTGAAGGCAGCGATGACTTCCTGGTGAAACCCAGATCTTCCAGCAAAGACATGGAGGACCTGCGGGACTCTATGAGTGTCAGTGTTgcatatttacattttacatttacatgtattcatttagcggACTCTCCtacccaaagcaacttacagaatgaggaataacattgaAGATACAGTGCAGGAGACCTTAGGTAGAAATTACTACTTACTGTATACATAACATGCACATAtgaccatgttcctatgtttGCATAATGGAATTGAATGATGCAAGTTTGCCGTGATGAAATTATCCCACATAAACATATCAGTTATTACTCTATGTTATGATTGTAAATCTTATAGCAGCCATGGATGGtattaaacatttttagacttGTGAAAGGTCATAGGTTATTGACCGGCAAAAATTCAAGTCATATCTGTTGCTGAGCTGTAATCCAGCTGTTGAAGACAGTATGGAGTCAGTGTTGGGCGTTTAGTATAGGTAATGCATGATTATAATGTTGTGGTGGCTCATGTGATTTCTACCTGTGCGATCTTAAAAGAGTAAAGATGAAGCTCGCTGTGCTATACTGCTAGACTTAAGGTAACCCTGGACAGGATCAGTGCAGAGGCAAGCTCAGGGCGCTCTGTGAGTGTCATCTGAGGATCTCAACTGGCTACCTGGAGTCACTTTTTCCATTCCCACTTTATACTATTAGATCATAGATTAGCATAGCACTTAAAATGGAAGTGTCATTTAATGCACTGATGCACTGATTCCCACCTTACATTGCTTGTTCTCTCGCCTTACGAAATGAATCATACTCCTTGCCAACACTTTAGATGTAGCTCCAGATTGTTTGGTAAAGTTTATACACAAACTAGGGAGTGAAGC
This portion of the Alosa sapidissima isolate fAloSap1 chromosome 22, fAloSap1.pri, whole genome shotgun sequence genome encodes:
- the LOC121697851 gene encoding beta-2-microglobulin-like, with amino-acid sequence MKAAFFALVFALIAVMAHGKISKPKVQVYSRNPGKLDDTNENTLICHVSGFHPPDITITLLKDGVEIPNAQQTDLAFESGWQFHLTKHVKFQPKKGESYVCKVRHMAETKSYFWEPDM
- the LOC121697852 gene encoding beta-2-microglobulin-like; this encodes MKYFLCFAILFYLGSCALGKQSPPKVQVYSRNPGKLGEKNTLICHVSGFHPPDITITLLRNGVEIPDAKQTDLAFESGWQFHLTKHVPFHPQKEEEYVCRVRHMTNVKNYTWEPDM